The genomic segment GGGCAAAAGATAAATCATCATTTGCTGATTGATTCGATCGAAAAGCAAACAGGCTGGCGGCTATAATGTATTGCTTATAGATAAGCAGATCAGATGGTTTAAGGTTTAGGTATGAAAATTTTATTATTGGCTTCCTTACTCGCTATGCCCGCTTTTGCCGCCAAGGTTTATCAGTGGCGCGATGCGGATGGCAGGGTGTTTTATTCGGATCAGCCTGCGCCCGGCCAGAACGCTAGGGAAAGAAATATCCGTGTACCAAGTAATACGGCAAGCCCGTCACAAGATCAGCCCGTGATGGTGCTGTATGTTTCGCCCGAATGCGGCCAGCCCTGCAGCGATGCGGTAGAGATGCTCGACAGCCGCAAAATTAATTACGAGTTAAAAAACCCCAGCCGTTCAGAGCCACAAATGATCGAGTTTATTAATTTGGTGGGCAGCCTTTCGGTGCGAACCCCGGTACTGGTGATGGGCAAAAAAGTGCTGAGCCCATGGGATAAGCTGATCTGGAGCGCAACGCTTAATAAGGCGGGCTATCCTGCGCAAGAAAAGAAAAACGCTTCGCAAGCAAAATGATTTTGGTCGCTCTCTGTATTGCACCCAGCTCGGCAGGTTTACGCGGCTGGCCCTATGATATTGCATGCCCGGCCCGATCTTTGGAAGCGCACAATCTGTGGGGCTTAAGCCCGGGATTGTTTCTAAGAGACTTCTGGGAACAGGTCAGCAGAAAGCAATAATTGATTATTCATCAAAGGCAAAGGAGAGCAATACCATGACAGGCACTGTTCATCTCCACCAGGTGCTGAAAGCACCGGCAGAGCGCATTTACCGGGCATTTATTACGCCAGCAGCCATGGCCAAATGGATTCCTCCTTATGGTTTTACCTGCACGGTTCACCATATGGAGCCGAGGGTGGGCGGGACATTTAAAATGTCGTTTACTAACTTTGCAACGCAACATAGCATGGCTTTTGGCGGCGAATACTTGGAATTGGTCACCAACGAGCGGCTGCGATACACCGATCAGTTTGATGATCCAAATTTACCTGGCGTGATGCAGGTTACTGTTGCACTTAAATCCGTTTCCTGTGGCACTGATTTAAGCGTTGTACAGGAAGGCATTCCGGATGTGATCCCCTTAGAAATGTGCTACCTCGGCTGGCAAGAGTCGCTCGCTCAGCTGGCAAGGCTGGTGGAAGCCGATAGTCCCCAGTAGCCCCGGCAGCTACCCAATACAAAATGTCTCGTGCCTGCTGAAATACGGGTGCTTATTCCGTGTTATCCCCTTGGATTTTCCCTGCGTTTAATAATTTCACTTTACGCTTGGCTGCGGTACAAGGGACTTGGGGCTGCTTGGGAAGTGGCTGTCTGTGGATTGCCATCTTCTTCAATTGCATTTTTATACGTCATGACTTTTCAGGATTGTTCATTCACATATTTCTTTGGGCGGAATATTGAGTCAGTACACTTTTCTATTGGCATGCATACCATTTGAGATGTACTAAAGTGATTTAATTGCTGATCAGAATTGATCAGGTTGTTGATTATCTGTGGGCTGGTTTTCTTTTTACAAACAGATAAAGCGATTGATCCGGCCCTTCAAAAAGAGAGAGCGAAATGGGTTTGCTGATGAATTACCGGGTGAGAACCCGTTTGTTGCTGCTCTGTGTTTTTGCCTTATGCGGCATGGTGTTTTTAAGTCTCGCCAATATGAAGGCGCTGCGGGACACCATGTTGCAAGACCGGATGGATAAAGTGAAAGGCCAGACCGAAACGGCTGCCGGGGTGATTGAGCGCTTTCATGCTTTAAGCCAGAAAGGTCAGATGAGCAGTGCCGATGCTCAGCAGGCGGCGATTAGCACTTTACGGGATGTGCGCTATTCCAAAACTGAATATTTCTTTATCTTTGATACAAATTACATTGTTCGCCTGCTACCAACCAAGATCGAGTTTGAGGGGCAGCAAAAGGGCGATTTAAAAGATGCCAATGGCAAGCTTATTTATGTAGAGCTGGCTAAGGCGGC from the Iodobacter fluviatilis genome contains:
- a CDS encoding DUF4124 domain-containing protein, translated to MKILLLASLLAMPAFAAKVYQWRDADGRVFYSDQPAPGQNARERNIRVPSNTASPSQDQPVMVLYVSPECGQPCSDAVEMLDSRKINYELKNPSRSEPQMIEFINLVGSLSVRTPVLVMGKKVLSPWDKLIWSATLNKAGYPAQEKKNASQAK
- a CDS encoding SRPBCC family protein, with the protein product MTGTVHLHQVLKAPAERIYRAFITPAAMAKWIPPYGFTCTVHHMEPRVGGTFKMSFTNFATQHSMAFGGEYLELVTNERLRYTDQFDDPNLPGVMQVTVALKSVSCGTDLSVVQEGIPDVIPLEMCYLGWQESLAQLARLVEADSPQ